GGACTTGGATGAAGATTTGCACCAAAAAATTGCAACAGAAATGAACCTTTCAGAAACTGCTTTCATCAGAAAACTGCACCCTGAAGATGACTTTACCAAAAGTAAGCGGTTCTGTTTACCCACCAAAATCTCTTACATGGGAATAGGAAGGCATTGTGGGTGCATTTATAAGGAACAGTGCTAAGACAGCCAAAGCAAAATCTTGGAGTTATGATCTTACTTAAGATAATAATAATGAGCCTTTTGCACATGGATTCTTTAAAGCATTTGTGCTGCATATCAGATTCATTTTATAATATACAAACACTTATTCATAAATTAGACCATTTATTTTAGTGTCTTTTACTAAATCAGCAACTTGTATGTAGAAAATCTCCTAAAAAAGCTGTGCAAAGGTCCTTCAATTAATACTTCCGTTACTACTAATAATCTCCTGAGATAATTTCTTATTATGCAAGCAGAAGAATAGAGATGGAACGCGCTTATTCTATATGCACAAGACGGCAAAGTGAGTAGAATCTGACTTGGCTCTTCAGGAAATCATCACTGGGGTAACTGTTAGCTATTATTTGGGTTTGTCACAAAGTCTCATAAGCTGTCTGTGGAGTAAATACTGGAAAACACTGGTTTCCAATAAAATTGGGAAATCCGAAGTTGCTCAAAGCAAAGGCATTAGGCTGCTCATTTGATTGGTTTGAATGAAGGGACTTCACTAGTGTTCTTTGGTAGGCCACATATATACAATGGTAGGAGAAATGGAGATACACTAGACAAGATAGAAAATGTCAGGCAGAGTCCTGTCGAATTTGCTTTGTGGATTAGTTTTCAGCTGAATCAGTTTGCCGGATCTGCTCACTTTGCAGTTGTGTGATGGCATGAGCCAAAGGGCTGGAACACCAGTAGCCTGGAGTTAGATTCCAGGTTAAGGTATCATGTTGGCGTGTCCTTGCTTTGATACAACATAGTGGAAGAGAGAGATGAACAGCTTTGGGGTTGTTGGCTGTGTAAAAGAGGCCCTAGAACAGTATGCAAAGAAACTGTTCTTTATCATTTGATTGTTTGTTCAGGGTGTGGGATTTTGTACAGTCTCTTTAATTAAGAGGATTTTCTTAAAGCAATAACTATCATCACTTACTCCTATTGTTAATAAATTGGAATTTGTTTTAGGGTTACACTAATTGCTTGAATCAAGAAGTGATAATACTTTTCGTTTTTCATGTTAACATTTTTCATGTTAACACCTTGCCAATATGTgtaatacatttatttcttttcaagtcaTCCGTATCTGACAGTACATAAAATGCCACCTTCTGTCTCATTAAGGTTCTTTTGATATTAATGGGACTGTAGTTTGTGACATCAGACCCACACAGCTGCAGAAGAGGTGCACAATTTTTTCAAAGGAATGTAGTCACTGAGCTACACGTGTTAATGTGTGTAttggggggtggtgggagcgAAAGGAGACCAGGAACATCAGAATGTCATTTATGAGACTATCATCTGCTTCTGAAACATAAATTGTTGTGATAAGGGCTCCTGGACAAATGTTTCTGCATGAGTATGAGTTTGTGATCAGtgcctttcatttaattttaatttttaaaaatatacattattttaGGGATACATTGATTTATGAGAGTACAAAATGCCTTCTCAGTCTGAGTACAGCTGTATGTCTCAAGCATGCAGGCAGGTGTTGTGGGTCACAGAATTTGTCTGTCTCTGGTCAGTCATGGCTGActgtttcctcctgctttcagcCACAGTTTCCACTTGGGAGAGTGCATTTAACACCGCAGGGCAGGCTCACAGCTGGGTTCTATGTCTGCCCTGTCTCGGAGCACTTCTCTGCCTTGTCCATTAGTTTCATCCACTATGTTTTTTTTGggattgtatttattttcattagataGGGCACTCTGACTTTAATGCACCAATTTTTTGCAGGGGAAATGACaagacttgtttgtttgtttgttttttaaatattgttcATTTCTTTTGCACCTTTTAGTTATGTTTGTATGGTAATTATTcacttgaaatatattttcataagCATTATCTTAAATGTCATGGTGCAAGAGCTCTGCAGAACCACATATAGTGCACTTGGGTtccaatttttttaaacaacaaatggAAATATGATTTCTAGTGAAACAAAGTGTTAGTGTACATTAGAGGCTTTTACCAGACTTCACTGATGGCTTAAGCAAAATAATTCATAATTGACCTAGCTCTGATACAGATTCCATTATACCAACAAAACTATCTTTAACCCCTGAAGGCTCACCCAAACTGCAGGTGTATAGAGATCATGACTGGGATTTTGCAGGATTCCGTAATACACAAGGACATGGAAGCTTTATCTTCTAAATTCTGTAGATTAccacaaataccacaaaaatcaCCACTAGCAAGTATGCCTATGATTAATAAAGTGAATATATATCTTTCTCTCAAGCTATTACAAATTATTATCAGTGACCAATAGGATAGCAAGAACCAATAGTAGCAGCAAgaagtatatatataatattacaGGTTACTACAAACTTATTGCTAGTCAGTAATCAAACTTGCCAATAATATAACAGTAGATATACTTATGATAGACTACTTACATGTATATATGTGGTACCAAGACATTAAATAGATTCCAGTGGGGAGGACAAACAGATTCCAGAAGGGGACCCAGCCATCCCAGAAATGGGAGGACAAACCAAACTGAGCCCAGAAGTGGGCCCAGAGGGGGACCAGTAAAATAACAGAGTCTCACTTCAAAGGTGATCTGTGTCAGAGTTTGGAGTTAGCCATGTGTCCCCGGCAAGGGTCCATGATCTTGTAGAAGGTTTCTGCAGACCTGTTAGGGAAAGGGAGAAATATATGCAGCACAGAAAGTTCTCGAAGAGAGAAGCTCCATTTTgagtaaaaattaaataatgtttatGTCATAGACGCACAAGAGAATGTAGGACACCACCACTTCAAGAAGCCAGTAGATGctgttaatttctatttttcaccTGGAACAGCCTATAGATGGtgatgttttctggttttcccaGACCAATTTTTATTTTCGCAGACTGTTACAGTTCTTTCAGTTAGAACAGCCAGTGGAAGTTACTGGTTCTTACTTTGTCAAGatgttttcccccttttccagactttttttcaccttttcaggtGATAAGTTGCTGGTagagtttgttggttttgttcttctaaCAATATCTTGGCATGTTTCCGGTTTCTAGCTACCCAGCAGCACTTCAAAGCTGCCAGCTACGCTTCACAAGGCTGCTTCTGCTTTACAGGCCTAGTTCCCAGGCCACCAGGCATTTCTACTCTGCAGCTCCTTTGCTTTTTTAACAGTGGCTTTCCTCTGTTAGTAGTAGACTCTTGTTGTTGACCTGTCTCAAAAACAACAGCTATTCCAAAAATCAGTCCAAAATAGGTTCCCAAAAGTGTGTTTAAGACCAACACTGATTATAACATGCATTTTGATTAACTGAAATGTCATCGCTCTGCGTAAAGTTTTGAGATAAATTGAAAAAATAGACTTCTTCCACTTCGTAACAttaataaactttatttttaaggttCCTGCTTTGGACTCAGATGGTTCACCCCAGCCAATGAAGTTCCTCTCTGTGGTCATGCTACGCTTGCATCAGCTGCCGTGTTGTTTCATGTACAAAGTACCTTTACAAGCTATTTATTACTATATAATTTTTAGGAAATTTACTTGTAATTGAGAAGATCTCTATTTTCTACAACAAAGACAATTCAATATTCAGAACAGTTAGAGAACACACATGGAGATACCTTAGGTATCTTTTACAACTGCTCTGTAATTACAAGGTTGTAGCCTGATGCCTACACTTGGATTCTGATGCCCTACTATTACTCTTGTTTAGGAAAAGTGCTAAATATGCAAATGTCATCTGGGAGAGGTACAGTAGAATTTGACAAATAGGGAATATTGCTCTTTCTGTTAAAAGGAAATTCCCATTCGTTCTAGGAATGTGCAGGAAAGATTCACTGGCAATTACTGTGTTTATTAGCCTCAGCATATTATTTATTGAGTGAGTTGCGAAATATATCTTAGAATACAGATTTACTGTAGTTATTATACTTCAGCTGCATAACTGACTTTTTCTGCATATACTGAGCTACTCTAAGAGCTATGATAATTTAGGCTCAAATTCTTATGTTTGATAACATTGCAGTGTTCTCTCTCTAGAAAATACAAATTCAGTTCTCACATTTGTGACGCTGAGTGGGGAATTAAAAGCCAGAAAAGTGGAAGATCATATTGTCCTGGATTTGCCACTTTACATAACGTACCCCCAGGTCAGTCAAAATTTTATTCATTAAAGGCTTCCAAGGAAGCTGTGTCTTTATGTTTGTatgtgtatctatctatctatagtTGGATAGATAAGTACATGTATATGTTCTATTTTTTAcagtgtggttttgtgttttgtttttcttcaggtaCTTAAAGAAGTAGAAGAATtaataaaggtaaaaaaagaatCTATATGTGGTCTTAGAACCACATTTATAATAGctatacttatttttatatattaaaatggCTGAAAAGCGGCAACATGGCATTGCTTGATCTACTCCTGAACTTGAAACACTAAACTTTAAAGGTCTGAGTCATGCAGTTCAGGAAATGGAATTCTCCACAATGCTGGAGTTGAACTTTTGTCTCCCACTACTATTGACTGGAGTGTCAGTGtttatttcagtgcatttttaGACTATTGCATGCATGTGAGGGCAATCTAGTGTCCTTGCCCTCTTCTTCTAGGTCCCTGAATTTCTTTCCAAGTTGTCATATACAGAGCTCTTAGCACCTACCCATGTCCATTCATGCACTTTTCTTGATTTACTTTTCTTGATTGCATATACTTGAGGGCTGCATGAAAGACCTTGTATAAGTCCTGTTCGAGCAGGGAATTTGTTCAACAAAAATGTTAAGGAAATAATATTTCATATTCAAATGATGAGTTTTTCTCTGTGTCCTTTatcttttccaccaggcagctgtTGGTGACATGATTGTTCAAGATCTCCGTTATTCTCCTGACACAAAGAAACTCTTAGTCCGCCTCAGTGATGCTTATGACAGGtgtctaatacttttttttttttaaatcaagtgtGCAGAAACTGAGTCTGCTTGTTTAGCCTCTATTCCTTACATACTGTGCtcttttatcttattttaaaaaagatggAGGTTAACAACTCTAATTGAAACTCCTGTGTTAAAGAGTTATTTTATCTTCTCAGATGAGCTTATTGAACCTGCAAAGCTGCATAAGATCAATCTGAAATCTGTCTCCAAGAAAAGAGGGTGTAGGAAACAGTTTTAATGATGGTGCATTTTCCCCATCCatctaagtaaaagaaaaaaagtaacctAGCAGGAAATTAGGAGTTTTGCTTCTCAAATGAAGAACTAATAGTTGCATAGATGTAGAGGTCTGCTTGAGTGAGACAGGGCACATTGACAGAAGCCGTGGATTCTTGTTCCCATTTGACTGTAATCTTACACATATTTAACAGCATCATAAGTAGCTTTATCAAGGAAATTCtaattcaaattatttcaaagcatttgttaATCTCA
The sequence above is a segment of the Larus michahellis chromosome 6, bLarMic1.1, whole genome shotgun sequence genome. Coding sequences within it:
- the PBLD gene encoding phenazine biosynthesis-like domain-containing protein isoform X3, with amino-acid sequence MQVPIFTVDAFTNRPFSGNPAAVCLLENDLDEDLHQKIATEMNLSETAFIRKLHPEDDFTKSSCFGLRWFTPANEVPLCGHATLASAAVLFHVQKNTNSVLTFVTLSGELKARKVEDHIVLDLPLYITYPQVLKEVEELIKAAVGDMIVQDLRYSPDTKKLLVRLSDAYDRSVLEKLQVSAQSFLSAEKTGKVKGLILTLKGNSSGKHKGHDFYSRYFAPWYGILEDPVTGSAHAVLSSYWSEQLGKKEMLAQK